From Sphingomonas bisphenolicum, one genomic window encodes:
- a CDS encoding DUF2147 domain-containing protein: MKLALFATAALSAAFAAMPAQAAQPVTGRWATVDGKAIVQIAPCGRHLCGKIEKIVKPTPGRPQTDIKNPDAALRSKPLVGLALLTGFEDAGDQWKGTIYDPESGKSYTSKLTRNGDGTLKVQGCIASFLCKTQTWTPVR, encoded by the coding sequence ATGAAGCTGGCCCTTTTCGCCACCGCAGCCCTGAGCGCAGCCTTCGCCGCCATGCCCGCGCAGGCCGCCCAACCGGTCACCGGCCGCTGGGCGACCGTCGATGGCAAGGCGATCGTCCAGATCGCGCCCTGCGGCAGGCATTTGTGCGGAAAGATCGAGAAGATCGTGAAGCCTACGCCCGGCCGCCCGCAGACCGACATCAAGAACCCGGATGCCGCGCTCCGATCAAAGCCGCTGGTGGGCCTCGCCCTACTCACCGGGTTCGAGGATGCCGGCGATCAATGGAAAGGGACGATCTACGATCCCGAAAGCGGCAAAAGCTATACGTCCAAGCTGACCCGCAACGGTGACGGCACGCTGAAGGTGCAGGGTTGCATCGCATCCTTCCTGTGCAAGACCCAGACCTGGACGCCGGTGCGCTAA